AGCCGGTTCACGGCTTGTGGGACACCCCCGTGTATTTAACATCATTCCAGCTTCTCGCTCGGAATTCCGTCAGACAAGCTTACTCAATACCCTTCGTCCATTCATTTACCTTGTCCGGGTTGGCTTCCACCCATGCCTTGGCGGCTTCCTCCGGACTCTGACCGCCCTGGATGGCAACCATGACCTTCGCCATCTCCTCCGGCGTCCACTGGAACTGATCCATCACCTGGTAGACATCGGGCTGGTCGTCTTTAAGGCCTTTGCGGGCCATCGTATGGATCTGCTCGTCACCGCCGTATACACCTTTGGGATCGTCCAAATATTTCAGATCCATGTTGGCGAACATCCAGTGCGGCGTCCAGCCGGTCACGACGATCGGCTGATTGGCGTCATAGGCTTTTTGCAATTCTTGCGCCATCGCCGCCGAAGAGCTTTCCACCAGCGTGTAGTCCTTCAGATTGTATTCGGCGAGCGCTTTTTCCGTGGCCGACATAATCCCGGCGCCCGGCTCGATGCCGATAATTTTGTGGTCCAGGGAATCGCCTGCCGCGCTGTCCTTCAGGTCCTCGATGGAGTTGACGTTCATATAAGCCGGAACTGTCAGCCCAATTTTCGTTCCGTTCAAGTTGACGCCGAGGTCTTCCATATCTTTTCCGTACTTCTCCATGTAAGAAGCATGGGTGCTTGGCAACCAGGCGGCTACCATCGCGTCCGCGCTTCCGTCGGCAATGCCCGCGAACATCGGCCCAGCGTCGACTTGAAGCATTTCAACCGTCTTGCCCAGCTTCGATTCCAGCACTTCCTTGACTACATAGGTGCTGGCAATTTCCGAATCCCAGGCCACATAAGCCAGCTTTACCGTTTTCGAACCGCCGCCCGAAGACGAACAGCCTGTCAGCATAACGGCTGCGGCCATGACGGTTAATAGGGCGATTGACAAAAAGCTCCGGTTGTTTCTTTTCTTCATTAATAAAACTCCTCCTACTTATGCTTGATTTTAAGCGCGTTTTGCGTCAGACGATCCAGCAGAATCGCCATAACGACAATGGCAATCCCCGCCTCAAAGCCGGCGCCGGTCTTGGCTTGCGATACGGCGCGGTACACATAGGCGCCGACTCCCTGCGCGCCGATCATGGATGAAATGACGACCATCGACAGAGACAGCATAATCGTCTGGTTAATGCCGGCCATAATGGTCGGCAGGGCAAGCGGAAGCTGCAGCTTGAACAGCTTCTGTCTTGGGGTTGAGCCGAACGCGTCGGCGGCTTCGACCAGTTCCGGCGAGACCTGGCGGATGCCGAGGCTCGTCAGGCGGATCGTCGGCGGAATCGCGAATATGATCGATGCGATGACGCCCGGAACGACGCCCAGCGAGAAAAAGGAAACCGCCGGGAGCAGATAGACGAACGCCGGCATCGTCTGCATGAAGTCCAGAATCGGCGTCACCACATTCCGCGCGGCGGCGCGCTGCGCGCACAGAATGCCGATCGGCACGCCGATCAGCACCGCCAGCACCGAAGCTGTCAGCACAAGGGCCAGCGACTGCATCGAAGGTGCCCACAATCCAAGGTTATCAATCAGCAAAAGACCGATCAGCGCAAACAGCGCAAGACGCCACTTCCCGACCCAGTATGCCAGTGCCGAAATCAGCAGGATGACGGCAATCGCGGGCAAAAAGGTAAGGCCGGCATTGATGCCTTCCACCATTCCGCCGATTACGGAATGAATCAAATCAAAAACGGCGCCGAAGTAAAGAGTAAGCCATTGCTCAATCTGCTCCACCAGGCGGCCAAGCGGCAATTTTGGAATATTCATCTCAGATATCTCCTCCTTCCGGCAGCGCATTGCCCGCAAGCGCGGACAGCACGGCGCCTTTAATCACGATTCCTTTCAGCCGTTCCCGCTCATCCACGACCGCCACTGGCAGCGGCGATCCCGCCATCAGCTCGAACAATTCGTTCAGCAGCGCATCCGGACCCACGATGGGAATCTCTTTCCTCAGCACATCGGAAATCGACTTTTGCTCTTTCAGCGCCAGCGAGGCGTCGTCTGCGGTAATTACGCCCAGAAGCTTCATCTCTTTATCCGCCACATACAGGCTGGATACCCCGCTGTCGCGCATCAGCTGCAGCGCAACGCGCGGCCCTCGCTCGGGCCGGATCATCTCCGGCTGCTTCATCACATGCGCCGCGGTCAGGACCTTGGACAAGTCCACATCCTCCACGAACCGCTCCACGTATTTGTTGGCCGGCTGGATGAGAATTTCCTCAGGCGTCCCGATCTGCACAATACCGCCGTCCTTCATCAGGGCGATCCGGTCGCCAATCCGCAGCGCTTCGTCCAGATCATGCGTAATGAAGACGATCGTCTTCTTCAGCCGCGACTGGAGCTCCAGAAGCTCCTGCTGCATATCCTTGCGGATCAGCGGATCAAGCGCGCTGAACGCCTCGTCCATCAGCAGTATATCCGGGTCGTTCGCAAGGCCGCGCGCAAGGCCCACGCGCTGCTGCATCCCCCCGCTGAGCTGGTCTGGCCGATGCTGTTCCCAGCCGCCGAGGCCCACAAGCTCCAGCGCCTTAAGCGCCAGCTCCCGCCGCTTCTTTTTATCGACTCCCTGCACCTCAAGTCCGTATTCCGCGTTACCCAGAACCGTCCGGTGCGGGAATAGACCGAACTTCTGAAACACCATACCGATATTTTTGCGGCGGAACTGGCGAAGCTCCTCGGCATTCATCTTCACAATATCCTGTCCACGGAACAAAATTTGTCCCGCCGTAGGATCGATCAGACGGTTAAGCAGGCGGACGAGCGTCGATTTGCCGCTCCCCGACAAGCCCATAATGACGAAAATTTCTCCTTCTTTAATATGAAATTCGGCTTGGTTCACTCCGACCGTCAGCTTGGCTTCGCGGGCAATCTTTTCTTTGGACCAGCCTTGCTGCAGCATCGAAAGCCCTCTGCGGGCATCCTGACCGAAAATTTTAGTCAGCTGTCTGACTTCCAGTATCGGCATATCGGCCTCCTTCTCCCGTATTTCCCGGGTCAATTCACTCGTTACAGTCTACCGGACGACCGAAATGAGAAGCAAACTCTATATACCGTAATAATTTAACGTACAGTTTTTACTTTACGTACTTTACATAAAGAATACTCCGTTTTACTCCAAATTACGTTCCAAACAGTTTCTTTACTTCCATCGGGGGATATGATTACAATGAACTAGGAGAAATTTTGTATATATAACGCTTCCTTCAGGAGGGACAGCATGAACGATTTAGAAGGACTCGCGCCCGAACAAATAGAAAGAATCAGCAAGGTCCGGGAGCGCGTCATTGATTCCATCGGTAAAAATATGGACTTATACGGCGTCACCCTGTCCATCGGCCATTTATACGGATACATGTATTTCAATCAGGGTCCGGTTACGCTCGATGAGCTGAGCAAAGCGATGGGCATGAGCAAGACGTCCATGAGCACGGGTGTCCGCACGCTGCTTGATCTTAAAATGATCGATAAAGTATGGGGCAAAGGAACGCGCAAAGATCTGTTCGAAGTGTCGTCCGACTGGTACCAGAACTTCAGCGACTATTTCTCGATTAAATGGAGAAAAGCGGTTGAGAGCAATATGAACGTCCTGTCGAAGTCGCTAAATGAGATTAGGGCGATGAAAGAGGAATATGGCGGGCAAGAGGAACTGAACTCTCTGCTGCATAACGACGAACGCAAAATCGAAGAAGCCATCCAATATTACCGCTGGCTGCTGAAGCTGATCGAGGCTATGGAAACCGGCAAAATATACGAACTGATTCCAAAGGAAGAATAGAAAGCGTCATTTCATTGCGAGAGCTGTTTCTCTAGTTTCATCGAAAAGGAGCCTTTAACCGAACCGGACGTTCGTTAAAGGCTCCTTTTTCATTCCTTCTGCGGCTGTTAAAACAAGCGTGGGCCATACTTGGTGGGCAGCCGCCCTAATAGCTTCTTTTATTGCCCTTTTTCACATATTCCCAATCCCGCTCCACATTCCGTCTCACCCGCTCAAGCAGCTTATGAAGCGCCCCGATTTCTTCCGCTGACAATCCTGCGAGCGCCGCTCTATCGGAGTAATCCGCCTCCCGTTTCAGAAGAGGATAGGTCCCTTCCCCTTTGGCCGAGGGAAACAGCCTTTTGATCTTCCGATTCGCGGGATCGCTTTTCTTCTCGATAAATCCCTGCAGCTCCAGCTTGGCTATGGCGCGCGCCGCGGTGGTGCGGTCTACTTTGATCATTTCGGCAAGCTTCTCCTGAATGATTCCGGGCTCCTCGCAAATCCGGATCAGGTACAGATATTGCCCCTTGGTCAGCTCCAATTCTTTGAACTCGATGTTGCTGATGGAGTCAAACGCCCTGGCGATCATTCCGATCTCGCGCAATATTTCTCTCATTCTCCACCTCCGTGTTTTATTGTATTTACAACAATTTCGACGTATACTGGTGAAAAACCTTTCGTTATTTCATTATTTATTCCCATTTATGAGGTGAGAACTGTTGAACTGGCATGTGAAGGCATTTGATGAGTTGTCCAATCTGGAGATCTATAACATACTGAAGGCAAGGACCAACATTTTCGTCGTTGAACAGAACTGCCCCTATTCCGAGGTGGACGGCAAGGACCTGGCCTGTCATCACCTGTATCTGGAGGATCACGGCGATATTGTCGCCTACCTTCGAATTCTGCCCCCGGGCGTGGTATATCCCGAAGCGTCAGTCGGCCGGTTTATCGTAAATCCGAAGCTTCGGGGAACGGGCATTGGCAGAGAGCTGTTCGGCAGGGGACTTGCTTTTGTCAGAGAGAATTTACGGGAAACCCGCGTCAAAATTCATGCGCAGGCTTACCTTCAAGACTTTTACGCTTCCTTCGGCTTCGAGCCGGTGTCGGACGTCTACCTGGAAGACGGGATTCCGCATATCGAAATGCTTCTGTCGCCGGAAGAATAAGCCATCCGGTCTTGCCTCATTGGCGGACAACCGGCTGCGATTTACCGCATCCATTTCCCCCGATAAAGGAGTGTTGGCATTGGGACGCATTATCGTGCTGTACGGACCGTCCGCTTCCGGCAAAAGCGAGATTCAGCGGCAGCTTACCGGACCCGGGTTTCCCCGGATCATCACGGCGACGACCCGTCCGCCGCGGCCGCATGAAACGGATGGCGTGCATTACCTGTTCCTGGACAAAGAGAGCTTTCAGGAGAAAATGGCGCGCGGCGAGCTGATCGAATGGACGGAGTATAACGGTGAATGGTACGGCACACTGCGCTCCAGCATCGAGGAGGCGATAGCCGGCCCGGCGGATGCCAATATCATTATGGATCTGGCCGGCGTGCTTGCGCTTAAACAGCGTTACAGAGAGCATGTTGCCGCCATCTACATCGGCGCCGACCTCCCTTCTCTCGCCAGAAGGCTGGCCGAAAGAGGCGGAGACACGGCCGAAACGGCAAGCAGGCTGCAAAAGGCCCGGGAGCAGGAGCTCACCGAGGCCTATATGAAGCCTGCGGACGCCGTCATTTGGAACAGCGACGGCGCTGACTTCGAGGATACGCTGAAGCGGGTACGGGAAGTTATAGCTTCCTTTCCCGGGCGGGGGATGCAATGACGACCTTGCCTGCCCGCGCCGATTTGAGCGCTTTTGTAAACATTTTGATCGCGGACAGGATCAATATGAATCCCAGAACCAATTTGAGCAGGCTGGAAGAAACATAGACGATCAAGAGTCCGCCGATAAATGAACCGATAATCGAGCCGATTCCCATGGGAACGACGAGTTCCCTCCATTCTTTTTTCTCCGCGTAGGCACCATTTGAACCATGCCTGATCATCCCGATCACCACAGTTGGCAGACTGATCAATACGCTGGCGGTGCCCGCGATTTTGATATCCACCCCGTAAACGAGCAGCAGAGTCGGAATAATCAGTTCCCCTCCGGCAACCCCGAGCAGACTGCTCACGATGCCGATTCCTATCCCAAAAGCAATGCCAACGAGTACGGCTGCCGGCAGCGGCATCGGTATTCCGCTGGAGACCACCGGGGAGAAGCCTTCGACGACCAGCAGGATGCCAATGGAAACGAGCAGAATGAGAATGACTTTCTCGAGCGTGTGCTCGGACAAACGCTTGGAGTAGTTCGCCCCCGTGTAGGCGCCGATCATCCCGCCGGCGATAAAAGAGGCAATGACGGGCAGAATAGCCGTCAGAGCTGGAAGCGAAGCCTGGGGAAGGCGCATGATCAGCGAGGAGATCAGGGTGACCAGGCTGACGGCCAAATTAAATGCCACCGCCTGACGCGTCGGATACTTGAACAGACCCACGAGCACAGGAAGGCGGAATTCCGCTCCGCCGAGTCCGATCAATCCCCCGAGGCAGCCAATTGGCGCTCCCGTTAATACAGCTAGCAGTGATTTTTTGCCTTTTTCATTCATAAATCCTTTACCTCCTCCCATAAAACCGTACAAAACACCACGAAACGTAACAAAACCGGATTTAAAAAAAGTGTATCCTAGCCTATAATGATTGACAAGAGCAACATTTGAACGAATATTGACGAGGTGATCTTCCCCATGTCCGACAGCACGCTTTCCTATTCACCCGAAGAGGTGTCCAAAATTCTTAAAATATCCAAAGGGACCGTGTACGACCTGATCAAACGGGGTGAGCTTCCGTCCTACCGGATCGGCAAAAAGCTGCGGGTCACCCCCGCCGACCTCGAGGCCTACACCCGCCCATCCTATGCAGCCGAAAAGCCCCATCCCGTACCTCCGGCCGTCTCCATGGAGAAGCTGATTATCGATAACCAGGGACTCATTATATGCGGCCAGGACATTGTCCTTGATGTGCTTGCCACCCATATGGAAAAAAGAACTCCCGCCATCCGCTCCCTTCGTTCCTACGTCGGCAGTCTTGACGGGCTGCTGTCCCTGTACCGGGGCACCGCCAATCTCGCCGCCGCCCATTTATGGGACGCCGAGACCGATGAGTTCAACACGCCGTACGTCCGCCGGCTTCTGCCCGGACACCGGAGCGTAATCGTTAATCTGGTATTCCGCAATCAGGGATTTTACGTTGCTCCCGGCAACCCGAAGAATCTGCGCTCCTGGGAGAGCCTGCTGGAACCGGGAATCGTCCTGGCCAACCGGGAAAAAGGCTCGGGGACCCGCATCATGCTGGACGAGTGGCTGCGCAGCAGCAGCATCGATCCCCATTCCATTCAGGGATATGAACATGAGGAGCCGAGCCATATCGCCGTGGCCAGCGCCGTCGCGCGGGGCATTGCGGACGTGGGAATTGGAACGGAAAAAGCGGCGCAGCAGGTGTCCGGGGTCGATTTCATTCCGCTCAAGAGGGAGCGGTACGATCTGGTCTTTTACAAGGAGGATATGGATAAACCGCAATTTCAGGCGCTTCTGGCCACACTGCGGTCGCCCGAATTCAGACATGAAGTAAGCGGACTCGGAGGTTATGATATTTCTAGCTGCGGTGAGATTGTCGGAGAGGTGTGACAGGGGGAATTAGGGGTCTGAAAATTACCGGGGACCCTGAGCAAACAAGAAGGACAAGCCCGGCGAAATGCCGCAGGCTTGTCCTTCTTTATGTATCTACTGACTCATCATCTTGGAGTAACTCTTCTCATCCACTACCCGGCGGGCGGTAACATAACGGTCCTGATAATACGAATCGGACAGCTTGCTTATTCTGACTCCCTTGCTGCTGGAGGAATGAGCGAACTGATTGTCGCCTATGTAAATTCCCGCATGGGAAACCCCTCGGCCGAACGTATTGAAAAATACCAAATCACCGACACGCAAATCGTCTTTGGCTACCGAGGTTCCAACCCTGGCTTGGGACTGGGAAGTGCGCGGCAGATCATCGACGTTAAATTTCTTTAGGACATACAGGATAAAACCGGAACAATCGAAGCCGGAGGTGGTAGTGCCTCCATAAACGTAAGGTGTTCCGAGAACCTGGTCCACGACACTCTCAAGCTTAACTTCACTTGCATATGTACTGGGTGCGGCGGAAGTAAATATAGCAGCGGCTGCTAGCAGCGATAGGATGACTTTCTTCAGAGTTGTTCTCCCTTTCAATGCCTACGGAGTTAGCTGAGGATTCGGTTAAAGGTTCCCTATATTCCCTTGCTTGCAAGAATAATTCACCCGGAATGGTTCCCCCGTTTTCAACAACGAAATTCGGCAATAGTTAATATTTTGTAACTATTCATACTTTAATACATCAAAAAGAAGGCTGTCAATCCTTATGTAACCCCGTTTTTTATAAGGAAAACAAGCATGATCCTGGCCTCCATTCATTTCGTTAAAAAGAACAAAAATGTAACTACACCTATCTATATTCCAGGATGTGGAACTCCACCGCGAGATTGTGACGAAAATATGCTTATTTAAAATAACTATTATAAATTCCAAAGACATTTAAATTTAATCTTATTGACATGAAGAAAGCAGTGAAGTTATCATGTTGCTAATTGAGAATAATAATCATTATCTAGGGGGATGTTTGAAAATGGTGAAGCGTAAATTTTTTGCTCCATTGCTTACGGGAGTACTTGCTGCCGGTCTGTTGGCCGGTTGCGGCGCGGACAAGGCGAGTGAAGCCGGTGCGGGTAATACAGAAGAGACAAAGCCGAGCGCACAGGCAGCGGAGCAAGTCGTCAATATCTATTCCGCACGGAGTTATGACGTGGACGCTCTACTGTATAAGAAATTCACGGAAGAGACCGGCATCAAAGTAAACGTGATTGACGGTAAGGCGGAGGAACTGATTGAGCGCATGAAGCGCGAAGGCGAAAGCACACAGGCTGACCTGTTCCTCACGGTAGACGGCGGCGTGTTGAACAATGCCAAGCAGGCCGGACTGCTCCAGCCGGTCACTTCGGCAACGATCGACCAGAATGTTCCGAAAGACCTGCGTGACCCGGACAATGAGTGGATCGGACTCTCCACACGCGCCCGCGTCATCGTCTACTCCAAGGATCGTGTAAAACCGGAGCAGCTCTCCACCTATGAGGACCTGACCAGCCCGGCCTGGAAAGGCAAAGTGCTTGTTCGTCCGTCCTCCAGCTTGTACAACCAGTCCCTGCTGTCCTCTTTCATTGAATTGAACGGCGAAGCGAAAGCGGAAGAATGGTCCAAAGGATTGGTAGCCAATCTGGCCCGCACTCCGGAAGGAAATGACCGTGACCAGGCCAAAGCGATTGTCGCCGGTGTAGGCGATGTGGCGCTGATGAATACGTACTACGTGGGCCTGCTGATCAATTCGGACGATCCGGAAGAAGCGAAAGTCGGTAAAAGCATCGGCGTCTTCTTCCCGAACCAGGAAACGACTGGCACTCATGTGAATATCAGCGGCGCGGCTGTAACCAAGTACAGCAAGAACAAGGACA
This region of Paenibacillus sp. URB8-2 genomic DNA includes:
- a CDS encoding glycine betaine ABC transporter substrate-binding protein; translated protein: MKKRNNRSFLSIALLTVMAAAVMLTGCSSSGGGSKTVKLAYVAWDSEIASTYVVKEVLESKLGKTVEMLQVDAGPMFAGIADGSADAMVAAWLPSTHASYMEKYGKDMEDLGVNLNGTKIGLTVPAYMNVNSIEDLKDSAAGDSLDHKIIGIEPGAGIMSATEKALAEYNLKDYTLVESSSAAMAQELQKAYDANQPIVVTGWTPHWMFANMDLKYLDDPKGVYGGDEQIHTMARKGLKDDQPDVYQVMDQFQWTPEEMAKVMVAIQGGQSPEEAAKAWVEANPDKVNEWTKGIE
- a CDS encoding ABC transporter permease, whose translation is MNIPKLPLGRLVEQIEQWLTLYFGAVFDLIHSVIGGMVEGINAGLTFLPAIAVILLISALAYWVGKWRLALFALIGLLLIDNLGLWAPSMQSLALVLTASVLAVLIGVPIGILCAQRAAARNVVTPILDFMQTMPAFVYLLPAVSFFSLGVVPGVIASIIFAIPPTIRLTSLGIRQVSPELVEAADAFGSTPRQKLFKLQLPLALPTIMAGINQTIMLSLSMVVISSMIGAQGVGAYVYRAVSQAKTGAGFEAGIAIVVMAILLDRLTQNALKIKHK
- a CDS encoding quaternary amine ABC transporter ATP-binding protein, with protein sequence MPILEVRQLTKIFGQDARRGLSMLQQGWSKEKIAREAKLTVGVNQAEFHIKEGEIFVIMGLSGSGKSTLVRLLNRLIDPTAGQILFRGQDIVKMNAEELRQFRRKNIGMVFQKFGLFPHRTVLGNAEYGLEVQGVDKKKRRELALKALELVGLGGWEQHRPDQLSGGMQQRVGLARGLANDPDILLMDEAFSALDPLIRKDMQQELLELQSRLKKTIVFITHDLDEALRIGDRIALMKDGGIVQIGTPEEILIQPANKYVERFVEDVDLSKVLTAAHVMKQPEMIRPERGPRVALQLMRDSGVSSLYVADKEMKLLGVITADDASLALKEQKSISDVLRKEIPIVGPDALLNELFELMAGSPLPVAVVDERERLKGIVIKGAVLSALAGNALPEGGDI
- a CDS encoding GbsR/MarR family transcriptional regulator, which translates into the protein MNDLEGLAPEQIERISKVRERVIDSIGKNMDLYGVTLSIGHLYGYMYFNQGPVTLDELSKAMGMSKTSMSTGVRTLLDLKMIDKVWGKGTRKDLFEVSSDWYQNFSDYFSIKWRKAVESNMNVLSKSLNEIRAMKEEYGGQEELNSLLHNDERKIEEAIQYYRWLLKLIEAMETGKIYELIPKEE
- a CDS encoding MarR family winged helix-turn-helix transcriptional regulator, with translation MREILREIGMIARAFDSISNIEFKELELTKGQYLYLIRICEEPGIIQEKLAEMIKVDRTTAARAIAKLELQGFIEKKSDPANRKIKRLFPSAKGEGTYPLLKREADYSDRAALAGLSAEEIGALHKLLERVRRNVERDWEYVKKGNKRSY
- a CDS encoding GNAT family N-acetyltransferase, with protein sequence MNWHVKAFDELSNLEIYNILKARTNIFVVEQNCPYSEVDGKDLACHHLYLEDHGDIVAYLRILPPGVVYPEASVGRFIVNPKLRGTGIGRELFGRGLAFVRENLRETRVKIHAQAYLQDFYASFGFEPVSDVYLEDGIPHIEMLLSPEE
- a CDS encoding guanylate kinase, producing the protein MGRIIVLYGPSASGKSEIQRQLTGPGFPRIITATTRPPRPHETDGVHYLFLDKESFQEKMARGELIEWTEYNGEWYGTLRSSIEEAIAGPADANIIMDLAGVLALKQRYREHVAAIYIGADLPSLARRLAERGGDTAETASRLQKAREQELTEAYMKPADAVIWNSDGADFEDTLKRVREVIASFPGRGMQ
- a CDS encoding sulfite exporter TauE/SafE family protein — protein: MNEKGKKSLLAVLTGAPIGCLGGLIGLGGAEFRLPVLVGLFKYPTRQAVAFNLAVSLVTLISSLIMRLPQASLPALTAILPVIASFIAGGMIGAYTGANYSKRLSEHTLEKVILILLVSIGILLVVEGFSPVVSSGIPMPLPAAVLVGIAFGIGIGIVSSLLGVAGGELIIPTLLLVYGVDIKIAGTASVLISLPTVVIGMIRHGSNGAYAEKKEWRELVVPMGIGSIIGSFIGGLLIVYVSSSLLKLVLGFILILSAIKMFTKALKSARAGKVVIASPARERKL
- a CDS encoding helix-turn-helix transcriptional regulator, with product MSDSTLSYSPEEVSKILKISKGTVYDLIKRGELPSYRIGKKLRVTPADLEAYTRPSYAAEKPHPVPPAVSMEKLIIDNQGLIICGQDIVLDVLATHMEKRTPAIRSLRSYVGSLDGLLSLYRGTANLAAAHLWDAETDEFNTPYVRRLLPGHRSVIVNLVFRNQGFYVAPGNPKNLRSWESLLEPGIVLANREKGSGTRIMLDEWLRSSSIDPHSIQGYEHEEPSHIAVASAVARGIADVGIGTEKAAQQVSGVDFIPLKRERYDLVFYKEDMDKPQFQALLATLRSPEFRHEVSGLGGYDISSCGEIVGEV
- a CDS encoding C40 family peptidase, coding for MKKVILSLLAAAAIFTSAAPSTYASEVKLESVVDQVLGTPYVYGGTTTSGFDCSGFILYVLKKFNVDDLPRTSQSQARVGTSVAKDDLRVGDLVFFNTFGRGVSHAGIYIGDNQFAHSSSSKGVRISKLSDSYYQDRYVTARRVVDEKSYSKMMSQ
- a CDS encoding Fe(3+) ABC transporter substrate-binding protein, with amino-acid sequence MVKRKFFAPLLTGVLAAGLLAGCGADKASEAGAGNTEETKPSAQAAEQVVNIYSARSYDVDALLYKKFTEETGIKVNVIDGKAEELIERMKREGESTQADLFLTVDGGVLNNAKQAGLLQPVTSATIDQNVPKDLRDPDNEWIGLSTRARVIVYSKDRVKPEQLSTYEDLTSPAWKGKVLVRPSSSLYNQSLLSSFIELNGEAKAEEWSKGLVANLARTPEGNDRDQAKAIVAGVGDVALMNTYYVGLLINSDDPEEAKVGKSIGVFFPNQETTGTHVNISGAAVTKYSKNKDNAVKLIEFLTGVEAQTMVTNENFEFPVNAKAELPELLKSWGTFKTQHIDFNKLGVNNAKAIEIINKTGWK